The following coding sequences are from one Ammoniphilus sp. CFH 90114 window:
- a CDS encoding nuclease-related domain-containing protein translates to MIIKPRSESLELKMMRALYARMSFSAKEETYYLNLEKGYIGEKVFDKRLDDLSHERLILNDLLLEYNHTLFQIDSLLITSNTIYLFEVKNYEGDFYIEADRWYSLSKNEIKNPLLQLQRNESLFRRLLQDLGFTLPIESYLIFVNPEFQLYLAPQNLPIIFPTQLNRFISKLNKIPSKLKDTHSKLAEHLLSLHLDESPYNRLPEYHYSKLKKGIACPNCHKLFDTFIKKVLICHGCGFNEEFYPAVLRSIEEFRTLFPSSRITTNYIYEWCDIIKTKKTIRKLLSRNFKQIGYGKISYYSDKD, encoded by the coding sequence TTGATTATAAAACCCCGTAGCGAATCTCTAGAACTTAAGATGATGAGAGCTCTATATGCCCGTATGAGTTTTTCAGCGAAAGAAGAAACTTATTATCTTAATCTTGAAAAAGGCTACATAGGAGAGAAAGTGTTTGATAAAAGGTTAGATGACCTTTCTCATGAAAGACTTATTTTAAATGATTTATTACTAGAATATAACCATACTTTATTTCAAATCGATTCATTATTAATAACCTCAAACACCATATATCTCTTCGAGGTAAAGAATTATGAGGGTGATTTTTATATTGAGGCAGATAGATGGTACTCATTATCAAAAAATGAAATAAAGAATCCCCTATTGCAGTTGCAGCGCAATGAATCCTTATTTCGAAGGCTACTTCAAGATCTGGGATTTACCTTACCCATCGAATCTTATCTTATTTTTGTAAACCCCGAATTTCAGTTATATCTGGCCCCTCAAAATCTACCTATCATTTTTCCAACTCAACTTAATCGCTTCATTAGCAAATTAAATAAGATCCCCTCCAAACTAAAAGATACACATTCAAAATTAGCTGAGCATTTGTTGTCTCTACACTTGGATGAATCACCTTACAACCGTTTACCTGAATACCACTATTCTAAACTTAAGAAAGGAATTGCCTGTCCCAATTGCCATAAACTTTTTGATACCTTCATAAAAAAGGTTTTAATATGTCACGGTTGTGGTTTCAATGAAGAATTTTATCCGGCAGTCTTACGTAGTATTGAGGAATTTAGGACACTTTTTCCAAGTAGTAGAATAACAACAAACTATATTTATGAATGGTGTGATATCATTAAAACCAAAAAAACCATTCGCAAGTTACTTTCGAGAAACTTTAAACAAATCGGTTATGGTAAGATCTCTTATTATAGTGATAAAGATTAA
- a CDS encoding recombinase family protein: protein MFEQKVNLRAALYLRVSTEEQRKEGFSLGAQEETLRAYCASKGFEIYDIYDDGGYSGKDFNRPRFQNLLRDLRNDKFDIVLAIAVDRISRNNRDVLAFIEDELEPRGKKLLITTCDIDSSTHWGKMFISLLGTFAEYERKLIISRVKDGMKKRANGGLWNGGSMLGYDVVDKKLVINKDEARIIKEIFDMRSTGKGYKWIANRLNESGKKTKQNTNFSINTIKTILNNEKYTGRMSWGKLQDWNSKRRKGKSEPITVEGKHEGIIDNELWDKVQAINNSKSKDHTCQNNIKGEFILTGLLRCPVCGAGTVMSKSKKRDGSGYHLYYMCQNFHAKGKTVCSSNLIRKELVEEQVLKFIRTILENEVIIEGIMNRLKSEESKNTAELEKDLTIQRTNLKKLLDKQKKQDADYYANEIRASVYNRLSETVENEINESKKVIEHIEREIEKLQSKVTINKEIIIDALKNFDVLFEEATNEEKRLLLRALIKEIHMEANRKRIKNIVFWFTEDDSFTESALPLSDVRRTVP, encoded by the coding sequence ATGTTTGAACAAAAAGTAAATTTGAGAGCAGCACTGTATTTGCGTGTATCAACGGAAGAACAGCGAAAGGAAGGCTTTTCACTTGGCGCCCAAGAGGAAACTTTGAGAGCATATTGTGCTTCGAAAGGCTTTGAAATATATGATATTTACGATGATGGGGGATATTCGGGAAAAGATTTTAACAGACCAAGATTCCAAAATCTATTGAGGGATTTAAGAAATGATAAATTTGATATAGTTTTAGCTATAGCAGTTGACCGAATATCCCGTAATAATAGAGATGTACTAGCTTTTATTGAGGACGAGCTTGAGCCGAGAGGGAAAAAGTTACTCATTACTACGTGTGATATAGACAGTTCTACTCATTGGGGTAAAATGTTTATTTCATTATTAGGAACATTTGCAGAATATGAAAGAAAACTAATTATATCTAGAGTAAAAGATGGCATGAAGAAGCGTGCGAACGGAGGATTGTGGAATGGCGGTAGCATGTTGGGATATGATGTTGTTGATAAAAAACTTGTTATTAATAAGGATGAAGCAAGGATTATTAAAGAAATATTTGATATGCGGAGTACAGGAAAAGGCTACAAATGGATTGCCAATAGGTTAAATGAAAGTGGTAAGAAAACAAAACAAAATACAAATTTCAGTATCAACACAATAAAAACAATTTTAAATAACGAAAAATATACTGGTAGAATGAGTTGGGGAAAATTGCAAGATTGGAATAGTAAAAGACGTAAAGGTAAGTCAGAACCGATTACAGTCGAAGGAAAGCATGAAGGTATCATTGATAATGAATTGTGGGACAAGGTTCAGGCAATAAATAATTCGAAGAGCAAAGATCATACATGTCAAAATAACATTAAGGGAGAATTTATACTCACTGGATTATTGCGTTGCCCAGTTTGTGGTGCAGGGACAGTGATGAGTAAATCGAAAAAAAGGGATGGATCAGGATACCATTTGTACTATATGTGTCAGAATTTCCACGCAAAGGGTAAGACGGTGTGTAGTTCAAACTTAATTCGAAAAGAACTTGTAGAAGAACAGGTTTTGAAGTTTATTCGGACGATACTTGAAAATGAAGTTATTATAGAAGGAATAATGAATCGCTTGAAAAGTGAAGAATCTAAAAATACAGCCGAGCTTGAGAAGGATTTAACCATACAAAGGACGAACTTAAAGAAGTTGTTGGACAAGCAGAAAAAGCAGGATGCAGATTACTACGCTAACGAAATTAGAGCGTCAGTCTATAATCGTTTATCTGAAACGGTTGAAAATGAAATAAACGAGAGCAAGAAAGTAATCGAACATATTGAGAGAGAGATTGAAAAATTACAGTCCAAAGTTACGATCAATAAGGAAATTATTATTGACGCTCTAAAGAACTTTGATGTCTTATTCGAAGAAGCAACAAACGAAGAAAAAAGGTTATTGTTGAGGGCGTTAATAAAAGAAATCCATATGGAAGCTAATCGTAAAAGAATTAAAAATATCGTCTTCTGGTTCACGGAAGACGATTCCTTTACGGAATCTGCTTTACCACTAAGTGATGTGAGGAGAACCGTACCATAA
- a CDS encoding ParM/StbA family protein yields the protein MTRTRIAAVDVGNDSLKAIFGKMEYEVNIPNVIARDVADRPVIGIEELNSQDPIEGIHVRLHSPTLKSNNIIYRVGHLATKSTNSTELDPGSSKSEEDQTIVMLLSALALDAVREENKEIFKRNHNVVEATYILGTGLPLREVKEGKDVAYRSSLLSSVHQVEFLVTPKYQGIKVNIKFEEVKVYPEGFAAYINLVMDNQLNIINKDLIDKRIIIQDIGGLSTDIAVIKNRKVDDDKAQGFNIGVSESLEAIREEIRSKHGIELDSRRDVVEIITKKNDRNHIMVKGSRTSVHDIVDRILLELAKKQYRHLRNIWQKNSQTEIGYFVGGGAIVLKEYLKALNNNLDGYNIDFFEDEKESIWMMANAYYKLIADFERKNLKASQNEEQKVVKSN from the coding sequence TTGACGAGAACTCGAATTGCAGCCGTAGATGTCGGAAATGATTCATTAAAAGCAATCTTTGGGAAGATGGAGTATGAAGTAAATATCCCTAATGTTATCGCTAGAGATGTAGCGGACCGCCCTGTCATTGGAATCGAGGAGTTAAATAGCCAGGATCCGATTGAGGGTATTCATGTTCGATTGCACTCTCCTACTTTAAAGAGCAATAATATTATTTATCGTGTTGGCCATCTAGCAACGAAAAGCACCAACTCAACCGAATTAGATCCAGGAAGCAGTAAGTCCGAAGAAGATCAAACGATAGTCATGCTGCTTTCCGCATTAGCTTTAGATGCCGTTCGTGAAGAAAATAAAGAGATCTTTAAACGTAACCATAACGTGGTGGAAGCTACCTATATTTTAGGAACTGGCCTACCGCTAAGAGAAGTAAAAGAAGGTAAAGATGTAGCGTATCGTTCTAGCTTGCTTAGCTCTGTTCACCAAGTTGAGTTTTTAGTAACGCCTAAATATCAAGGTATAAAAGTGAATATTAAGTTTGAAGAGGTCAAAGTTTATCCAGAAGGATTTGCGGCGTATATTAATTTAGTCATGGATAATCAATTAAATATTATTAATAAGGACTTAATTGATAAAAGGATTATCATTCAAGATATTGGCGGTCTATCAACAGATATAGCCGTAATTAAAAATCGTAAGGTAGATGACGATAAAGCGCAGGGTTTTAATATAGGTGTTTCAGAGTCTCTTGAAGCCATTCGAGAAGAGATACGTTCTAAACATGGTATTGAGCTGGACAGCCGTCGGGATGTTGTCGAAATTATCACGAAGAAAAATGATAGAAATCATATTATGGTAAAAGGTAGCCGGACAAGCGTCCATGATATAGTAGATCGTATTTTATTAGAATTAGCCAAAAAACAATATCGACACCTACGTAATATCTGGCAAAAGAACTCTCAGACAGAAATTGGGTACTTTGTTGGAGGCGGCGCCATTGTCTTAAAAGAGTATCTGAAGGCATTAAATAATAACTTAGATGGATATAACATTGATTTCTTTGAGGATGAAAAAGAAAGCATCTGGATGATGGCGAATGCTTATTATAAACTAATTGCCGATTTTGAAAGAAAAAATTTAAAGGCAAGTCAAAATGAAGAACAAAAAGTAGTAAAGTCCAATTAG
- a CDS encoding glutamine--tRNA ligase/YqeY domain fusion protein, producing the protein MENKQGSSNFIKNIVIEDLQSDKYDQIITRFPPEPNGYLHIGHAKSIVLNFELADEFKGKTNLRFDDTNPLKEDQEFVDSIKEDVSWLGYVWDSLFFASDYFEEMYNRAVLLIKKGKAYVDDLTAEEIRAYRGTLTQPGKESPFRNRSVEENLDLFERMRKGEFKDGEKVLRAKIDMSSPNITLRDPVLYRIAHATHHNTGDQWCIYPLYDYAHPLEDAFEGVTHSICTLEFEEHRPLYNWVIEECETESKPKQIEFARLNITNTVMSKRKLKKLVDEGIVDGWDDPRMPTISGLRRRGFTPEAIRNFCMEIGVARSHSVVDEQMLEHFIREDLKMKALRTMGILRPLKVVITNYPEGKVEMLEAENNPENPEMGHRQIPFSREIYIEQDDFMEEPPKGYFRLFPGNEVRLKHAYFVKCEEVIKDEQGNVVEIHCTYDPETKSGTGFTGRKVKGTIHWVEATHAVPAEFRLYEPLILDEKEEEGESFLDHINPNSLEVVQGFVESNMTEAKVQDKFQFFRHGYFNVDPKYTTAEKLVFNRIVSLKSSFKMGK; encoded by the coding sequence ATGGAGAATAAACAAGGATCCTCTAATTTTATTAAAAATATTGTCATTGAGGATTTACAATCAGATAAATATGATCAAATCATCACGCGTTTTCCGCCTGAGCCTAATGGATATTTACACATTGGACACGCCAAGTCCATCGTATTAAATTTTGAGCTGGCTGATGAATTTAAAGGGAAGACGAACCTTCGTTTTGACGACACGAATCCATTAAAGGAAGACCAAGAGTTTGTTGATTCAATTAAAGAAGATGTATCCTGGTTGGGATATGTTTGGGACAGTTTGTTCTTTGCTTCCGACTACTTCGAAGAAATGTATAACCGGGCTGTTCTTTTAATAAAAAAAGGGAAAGCTTATGTCGATGATCTTACGGCAGAAGAGATTCGCGCCTATCGAGGAACACTAACCCAACCTGGGAAGGAAAGTCCATTCCGCAATCGTAGTGTCGAAGAGAATCTTGACTTGTTCGAGAGAATGAGAAAGGGAGAGTTTAAGGACGGTGAGAAGGTTCTTCGTGCTAAGATTGATATGTCTTCCCCGAATATTACCTTAAGAGATCCTGTTTTGTATCGTATTGCTCATGCTACTCATCATAATACGGGTGATCAGTGGTGTATTTATCCTTTGTATGACTATGCTCATCCATTGGAGGATGCGTTTGAAGGTGTAACGCATTCGATTTGTACATTAGAGTTTGAAGAACACCGTCCTTTATATAATTGGGTAATTGAAGAGTGCGAAACCGAAAGTAAACCTAAGCAAATTGAATTTGCTAGATTGAACATAACCAATACCGTAATGAGTAAGCGAAAACTTAAGAAGTTGGTTGATGAAGGGATTGTCGACGGATGGGATGACCCGCGCATGCCGACTATCTCTGGACTTCGCAGAAGAGGCTTTACGCCAGAGGCCATACGCAACTTCTGTATGGAAATTGGTGTTGCAAGAAGTCATAGTGTGGTTGACGAACAGATGCTTGAGCACTTTATCCGTGAAGATCTGAAAATGAAGGCTCTAAGAACCATGGGGATTCTTCGTCCCTTAAAGGTAGTGATAACAAACTATCCAGAAGGTAAGGTTGAGATGCTAGAGGCTGAGAATAACCCAGAAAACCCAGAGATGGGGCACCGACAAATTCCATTCTCTAGAGAAATCTATATTGAGCAAGATGATTTTATGGAAGAACCGCCAAAGGGGTATTTCCGCCTTTTCCCAGGCAATGAAGTGCGCCTCAAGCATGCTTATTTTGTAAAGTGCGAAGAAGTCATTAAGGATGAGCAAGGAAATGTTGTGGAAATTCATTGTACGTATGACCCTGAAACAAAGAGTGGTACCGGTTTTACAGGAAGAAAGGTGAAGGGGACGATTCACTGGGTCGAAGCAACGCATGCTGTTCCTGCTGAGTTTAGATTATACGAGCCTTTGATCCTTGATGAAAAGGAAGAAGAGGGAGAATCCTTCCTAGATCATATCAACCCAAATTCCTTGGAAGTGGTACAGGGATTTGTAGAATCCAACATGACCGAAGCGAAGGTGCAAGATAAATTTCAGTTTTTCCGCCATGGTTACTTTAATGTAGATCCTAAGTACACTACAGCTGAAAAGCTTGTGTTCAATCGAATTGTTTCCTTAAAGAGCTCATTTAAAATGGGAAAGTAA
- a CDS encoding S8 family peptidase, translating into MFGFSMVQLVRRHGDKIDYTLRKELVNLYRPFRWTPCFLHGLMEGRIKRLRAFPVIIEFEGSEGYEKGLVEVHDTSQKHTKCHIKKSFASTNCCSAQMTPQAIEALLENCNHIRKIHMDREVRALLNVAKPSVRSDQVVNPSGVPLTGKGVTIAVIDTGIHPHPDLEGRIVDFVDLVGTGTNPYDDNGHGTHCAGDAAGNGAASGGNYAGPAPDAYVIGVKVLDKLGSGSLSTVMDGVQWCIDYNNNPNTTHKINIISMSLGSAPDRPAKDDPMVQMVEAAWREGIVVLVAAGNDGPSEGTISSPGNSPVVITVGAMDDRNTPSRDDDDVASFSSRGPTPFDNHPKPDILAPGVNIISLRAPNSYLDKLQKASRREQNYFELSGTSMATPICAGAAAQLLELKPNLTPDQVKKYLMKGATPWGNREGYIYGAGYLDVKASVELIEEG; encoded by the coding sequence ATGTTTGGATTTTCTATGGTTCAACTCGTTCGTCGCCATGGGGATAAGATCGATTACACTCTCCGCAAAGAACTAGTCAATTTATATCGTCCCTTTCGCTGGACCCCATGTTTCCTTCATGGACTGATGGAGGGGCGTATAAAAAGGCTTCGAGCTTTCCCCGTTATCATTGAATTTGAAGGAAGCGAAGGTTACGAGAAAGGTTTAGTAGAGGTGCATGATACAAGCCAGAAGCATACCAAATGCCATATTAAAAAGTCTTTTGCTAGTACAAATTGTTGTTCCGCTCAAATGACTCCCCAAGCAATAGAAGCCCTCCTCGAAAATTGTAACCACATTCGAAAGATTCATATGGATCGCGAGGTTCGCGCTCTTCTTAACGTGGCTAAACCTTCCGTACGTTCTGATCAAGTTGTAAACCCATCTGGTGTTCCTTTAACGGGTAAAGGGGTAACCATTGCTGTGATCGATACTGGAATTCACCCCCACCCTGATCTCGAAGGTCGTATCGTTGATTTTGTCGACTTAGTAGGTACAGGAACCAATCCTTATGATGATAATGGGCATGGAACTCACTGTGCTGGTGATGCTGCAGGGAATGGGGCTGCATCTGGAGGAAATTATGCCGGTCCGGCTCCAGACGCATATGTAATAGGGGTAAAGGTATTGGATAAATTGGGTTCAGGGTCTCTATCTACCGTAATGGATGGGGTGCAATGGTGCATCGATTATAATAATAATCCTAATACAACCCACAAAATTAATATTATCTCAATGTCCTTAGGAAGTGCACCTGACCGCCCTGCTAAGGACGATCCCATGGTACAAATGGTAGAGGCTGCTTGGAGAGAAGGAATTGTTGTACTAGTAGCTGCCGGAAATGATGGACCTAGTGAAGGAACAATTTCGAGCCCTGGTAATAGTCCCGTTGTCATTACGGTTGGAGCGATGGATGATAGAAATACACCTTCGCGTGATGATGATGATGTAGCAAGCTTCTCTAGCCGCGGGCCTACCCCTTTTGATAATCACCCAAAACCGGATATCCTCGCACCCGGTGTAAATATCATCTCCCTAAGAGCCCCTAACTCATATCTAGATAAATTACAAAAAGCTAGCCGCAGAGAGCAAAATTACTTTGAGCTATCCGGTACATCCATGGCTACCCCTATATGCGCCGGCGCAGCTGCCCAACTACTCGAACTAAAGCCAAATTTGACTCCCGACCAAGTAAAGAAATACCTTATGAAAGGGGCAACTCCATGGGGAAATAGGGAAGGGTATATTTATGGTGCTGGCTATTTAGATGTTAAGGCCTCAGTTGAGTTGATAGAAGAGGGATAA
- a CDS encoding NADP-dependent malic enzyme: protein MKEQALELHFRNKGKLEVKSKISVKNKQDLSLAYSPGVAEPCKEIYSLENKAYDYTMKGNTVAVISNGTAVLGLGNIGALASLPVLEGKAMLFKEFANVDAFPVCINTTDIQQFVNCVKLLEPTFGAINLEDIAAPHCFTIEEELKKGLKIPVFHDDQHGTAIVVMAGLINSLKITNKEIDKIKVVVNGAGAAGVSIVRMLHQYGVQNIIMCDSNGAIYDGRIIGMNGIKEEIAKISNIQREKGNLSNVIGNADVFIGVSVAGALTKEMIRTMSRDPIVFALANPTPEIMPEYAKEAGARVVATGRSDYPNQINNVLAFPAIFRGALDVYATQINEEMKIAAVSAIAELIKEDELSEEYIIPCPFDPRVVEVVSNSVSEAAVRTGVSQKNGMIKNSYA from the coding sequence ATGAAAGAGCAAGCACTAGAATTACATTTTAGGAATAAAGGGAAGCTGGAGGTTAAATCAAAAATATCAGTTAAAAATAAGCAAGATTTAAGTCTTGCCTATTCCCCAGGTGTGGCTGAACCTTGTAAGGAAATTTATTCATTAGAAAATAAGGCTTATGATTACACGATGAAAGGGAATACAGTTGCAGTTATATCAAATGGTACCGCAGTTCTAGGATTAGGAAATATAGGTGCATTAGCGTCTCTGCCGGTATTAGAAGGAAAGGCTATGTTGTTCAAAGAGTTTGCGAATGTGGATGCTTTTCCTGTTTGTATAAACACAACTGACATTCAACAATTCGTTAACTGTGTAAAATTGTTAGAGCCTACATTTGGTGCAATTAACCTAGAGGATATCGCTGCTCCTCACTGTTTTACTATTGAAGAGGAATTAAAGAAAGGATTAAAAATCCCAGTTTTTCATGATGATCAACATGGAACAGCGATAGTTGTAATGGCCGGTTTAATAAATTCATTGAAAATTACTAATAAAGAAATTGATAAAATAAAAGTAGTTGTAAATGGTGCCGGTGCAGCAGGAGTCTCTATAGTTAGAATGTTACATCAATACGGTGTTCAAAATATAATTATGTGTGACTCTAATGGGGCTATATATGACGGACGTATCATTGGTATGAATGGAATTAAAGAGGAGATAGCAAAGATATCAAATATTCAAAGAGAAAAAGGCAACTTATCAAACGTGATAGGAAATGCAGATGTATTTATAGGAGTTTCAGTAGCAGGAGCATTAACTAAAGAGATGATAAGAACCATGAGCAGAGATCCTATAGTCTTTGCGTTAGCTAATCCAACACCTGAAATAATGCCTGAATATGCAAAAGAAGCAGGAGCTAGGGTTGTTGCCACTGGACGATCAGATTATCCTAATCAGATTAATAATGTATTAGCTTTTCCTGCGATTTTTAGAGGAGCGCTCGATGTTTATGCAACGCAAATTAATGAAGAGATGAAAATAGCGGCAGTTTCTGCGATTGCCGAGTTAATTAAAGAAGATGAGTTATCTGAAGAATATATTATCCCATGCCCCTTTGATCCAAGGGTTGTTGAAGTGGTCTCAAACAGCGTATCAGAAGCCGCAGTTAGAACTGGAGTTTCACAGAAAAACGGAATGATAAAAAACTCATATGCTTAA
- a CDS encoding DEAD/DEAH box helicase: MSAFLNLGIRPTINEILQANGLVLPTEVQEKVIPVLLEGKDVIAQAQTGTGKTLSFILPILERIEVGLPHVQALILTPTRELALQVTSEVKKMTAGLDDIHVLAVYGGQDVDQQIRKLQGHVQVVIATPGRLLDHLRRGTIELTKVSMLVLDEADQMLHMGFLTEVEEIINKTSADRQTMLFSATMPQPIRDLASQYMKNPQDIRIRKHKITLDLIKQYVVETTDRAKPSTLRTIIDQYRPYLAVIFCRTKRRASKVNETLTQMGYVSDELHGDLSQAKREEVMERFREARIQLLVATDVAARGLDVEGVTLVVNYDIPHDVDSYIHRIGRTGRAGGKGVALTLVAAKDRGYLDLIEKGIGQTLKRKVIEATENKPKDQSGFPVERRKRMRSR, encoded by the coding sequence TTGTCAGCATTTTTAAATCTAGGAATACGTCCAACAATCAATGAAATACTTCAAGCAAATGGTCTTGTTCTTCCAACAGAGGTTCAAGAAAAAGTAATTCCTGTGCTTCTTGAAGGGAAGGACGTTATTGCCCAGGCCCAAACCGGTACGGGGAAGACGTTATCCTTCATCCTTCCCATCTTAGAAAGAATAGAAGTGGGATTACCCCATGTACAAGCTCTTATCTTGACTCCAACAAGAGAGTTAGCTCTTCAAGTGACCTCAGAAGTGAAAAAAATGACAGCTGGCCTTGATGACATCCATGTATTAGCTGTCTATGGGGGGCAAGATGTTGACCAACAGATTAGAAAGCTACAAGGTCACGTTCAAGTGGTCATTGCTACTCCTGGTAGATTATTAGATCACCTGCGTAGAGGAACGATTGAACTTACCAAGGTATCGATGCTTGTCCTCGATGAAGCCGATCAAATGCTTCATATGGGTTTTCTAACAGAAGTAGAGGAGATTATTAACAAGACTTCTGCCGATAGACAAACGATGCTTTTCTCTGCTACAATGCCTCAACCTATCCGTGATTTAGCATCTCAATATATGAAGAATCCTCAGGATATAAGAATAAGGAAGCACAAGATCACTTTAGATCTAATTAAACAATATGTAGTAGAGACTACGGATCGAGCCAAACCCTCCACGCTGCGAACGATTATTGATCAATATCGACCTTATCTAGCTGTCATTTTCTGTCGGACGAAGCGGCGTGCTAGTAAAGTAAACGAAACATTAACTCAAATGGGATATGTATCGGACGAGCTTCATGGAGACCTCTCGCAAGCGAAACGGGAAGAAGTCATGGAGCGATTTCGAGAAGCGCGCATTCAGTTGCTTGTAGCGACAGATGTTGCCGCCCGTGGACTAGATGTGGAAGGCGTAACACTGGTTGTGAATTATGATATCCCACATGATGTAGACAGTTATATACACCGAATCGGGCGAACAGGACGAGCGGGCGGAAAAGGGGTAGCCCTTACCCTTGTTGCGGCAAAGGATCGGGGTTACTTGGATCTTATTGAAAAAGGAATCGGCCAAACACTAAAACGAAAAGTGATCGAAGCAACTGAGAATAAGCCGAAGGATCAGTCAGGGTTTCCGGTAGAAAGAAGGAAAAGAATGAGATCACGCTAA
- a CDS encoding bifunctional 2-polyprenyl-6-hydroxyphenol methylase/3-demethylubiquinol 3-O-methyltransferase UbiG, which translates to MLLEHLARYYFAAPYVQGRVLDIACGTGYGSHMVAKERKREVKEIIAVDNDEETLSYANREYNHQKITYKKADALDPQLPEQLGKFDTILSFETIEHVQEDRVFMDNLYKMLKPGGTLVISSPFGRGRGMPTSEPFHFHQFTPEEFEQLFFRFSEVEIYYQRGVTFEIKPRDGVRYFIGMAVCKK; encoded by the coding sequence ATGTTACTAGAGCATCTAGCGAGATATTATTTTGCTGCTCCTTATGTACAGGGACGGGTATTAGACATCGCCTGTGGGACGGGTTATGGAAGTCATATGGTGGCTAAGGAACGCAAGCGTGAGGTCAAAGAAATTATTGCTGTGGATAATGATGAAGAAACCCTATCCTATGCGAATCGAGAATATAATCATCAAAAGATTACCTATAAGAAGGCCGATGCTCTAGATCCTCAATTACCTGAGCAACTTGGGAAGTTTGATACGATCTTAAGCTTTGAGACGATTGAGCATGTACAGGAAGACCGGGTTTTTATGGACAATTTATATAAAATGTTGAAACCAGGAGGGACCTTGGTCATATCAAGTCCTTTTGGAAGGGGAAGAGGAATGCCCACGAGCGAGCCTTTTCACTTTCATCAGTTTACACCGGAGGAATTTGAACAATTATTTTTCCGTTTTTCCGAGGTTGAGATTTATTATCAAAGAGGCGTAACCTTTGAGATAAAGCCGAGAGATGGAGTACGATATTTTATTGGGATGGCTGTTTGTAAGAAATAG
- a CDS encoding recombinase family protein: MSSKVWGYARISTAEQKVDRQVDLLMREHGIPKSDIFIDTISGAKFDRPALAQLQKVLREGDTVVVESLSRVSRSSADLLVLLNNWQDRGITFISHKERLDFSSTTGKFMLSMLAALSQFERDTLRDRVSEGIAAARARGRIAGKPRTDKKSLDKAIKLHDAGMHSIKEICEIAKVSKSVLYRELKLRSGGDCDRGDGKKMGR; encoded by the coding sequence ATGAGTTCTAAGGTATGGGGGTATGCCAGAATAAGTACGGCGGAACAGAAGGTTGATCGGCAAGTGGATCTCTTAATGCGGGAACATGGTATCCCAAAGTCAGATATATTCATTGATACGATCAGTGGCGCAAAGTTTGATCGACCTGCCCTTGCCCAATTACAGAAGGTTCTACGTGAAGGAGATACAGTCGTAGTGGAATCATTAAGCAGAGTTTCTCGTTCAAGTGCTGACTTGCTCGTTTTATTGAACAACTGGCAGGATCGGGGGATTACCTTTATTTCGCATAAGGAACGTCTCGATTTCTCCTCGACAACGGGGAAGTTCATGTTGAGTATGTTGGCAGCTCTGTCGCAGTTTGAAAGGGACACTTTGCGTGATAGGGTTTCTGAAGGCATTGCGGCAGCTAGAGCGAGAGGTCGTATTGCAGGTAAACCGAGAACGGATAAAAAATCCCTAGATAAGGCTATCAAACTACATGATGCTGGGATGCATTCGATAAAGGAGATCTGTGAAATTGCTAAAGTTTCAAAATCAGTTTTATACCGCGAATTGAAGTTGCGGAGTGGTGGGGACTGTGATAGGGGAGATGGTAAGAAAATGGGCAGATAA